The following proteins come from a genomic window of Campylobacter coli 76339:
- a CDS encoding Haemin uptake system ATP-binding protein, which produces MILKIQNLSFSYHKKELLKNINLELQNKAFIGILGPNGSGKSTLLKLILKNLNISKGEISLFNTNIKNFSLKEFAQLCGFVPQNSGLNTPLKVIDVLLMSKFTNLKHAFCDYSKEDILEVENFAKTLKLENFLERNILSLSGGEFQRVLLARALLKKPKILFLDEPTSALDLNHAIELLSLCERLIKQNNIAVVAILHDLNLASMFCDKVLFLKEGEIKYFGSTKELFTKEILKEIYNLNCEIVYKDSKPYILALKEKI; this is translated from the coding sequence ATGATATTAAAGATACAAAATTTAAGTTTTAGCTATCATAAAAAAGAATTGTTAAAAAATATCAATTTAGAGCTTCAAAATAAAGCTTTTATAGGTATTTTAGGGCCTAATGGTTCAGGCAAAAGCACACTTTTAAAACTTATACTTAAGAATTTAAATATAAGCAAGGGTGAAATATCGCTTTTTAATACCAATATAAAAAACTTTTCTCTTAAAGAATTTGCACAACTTTGCGGTTTTGTGCCTCAAAATTCGGGTTTAAACACACCTTTAAAAGTTATCGATGTGCTTTTAATGAGCAAATTTACAAATTTAAAACATGCTTTTTGTGATTATTCTAAAGAAGATATTTTAGAAGTTGAAAATTTTGCAAAAACTTTAAAATTGGAAAACTTTTTAGAAAGAAATATACTTTCTTTAAGTGGTGGAGAATTTCAAAGAGTGCTTTTAGCAAGAGCCTTGCTTAAAAAACCTAAAATTCTTTTTTTAGATGAACCCACTTCAGCACTTGATTTAAACCATGCTATCGAGCTTTTGAGCCTTTGCGAAAGATTGATAAAACAAAACAATATCGCAGTTGTAGCGATTTTGCATGATTTAAATTTGGCCTCTATGTTTTGCGATAAGGTATTGTTTTTAAAAGAAGGAGAAATAAAGTATTTTGGAAGCACAAAAGAACTTTTTACCAAAGAAATTCTAAAAGAAATTTACAATTTAAATTGCGAGATTGTCTATAAAGACTCAAAACCTTATATCTTAGCTTTAAAGGAAAAAATATGA
- a CDS encoding Haemin uptake system permease protein: MLNLNMRSKNLVIIGLFLAYIITCVVALCLGDENLSPKELLSYTFGENEILRQIIIDGRLPRIIMAILIGMLLASSGAVTQNVFSNPIADPYIIGIASAATFGSVLAYLLKLPDYYYGILGFVCSAIFSLAIFKVSSKASIATLLIIGIAASSFLGAFTSFFTYLIGEDSFKIVAWLMGNIGSASWFRIGILILPLIFCLLYFYAHKNELNIILSGDEEARNLGVDAQKLKINLLIVSSLAVSFAVAFTGLIAFVGLIIPHTVRLLLRNYDNALVIPFCTAFGGLFLLICDTLARTLIAPVQIPIGVLTAFFGAPVFLYLALSARRFL, encoded by the coding sequence ATGTTGAATTTAAATATGCGTTCTAAAAATTTAGTGATTATAGGGCTTTTTTTAGCCTATATAATCACCTGTGTTGTTGCACTTTGTTTAGGGGATGAAAATTTAAGCCCTAAAGAACTTCTCTCCTATACTTTTGGTGAAAATGAAATTTTGCGTCAAATCATCATAGACGGGCGTTTGCCTCGTATTATAATGGCTATTTTAATCGGTATGCTTTTAGCTAGCAGTGGAGCAGTAACGCAAAATGTATTTTCAAACCCCATAGCAGATCCTTATATTATAGGCATAGCTTCAGCAGCAACCTTTGGATCTGTTTTAGCGTATTTGTTAAAACTGCCTGATTATTATTATGGAATTTTAGGCTTTGTTTGTTCTGCTATTTTTTCATTAGCAATTTTTAAAGTATCTTCAAAAGCTTCCATAGCTACTTTACTCATCATAGGCATCGCAGCTTCATCTTTTCTAGGAGCTTTTACCTCATTTTTTACCTATCTTATAGGGGAAGATTCTTTTAAGATAGTCGCTTGGCTTATGGGAAATATAGGTTCAGCTTCTTGGTTTCGTATAGGAATTTTGATTCTGCCTTTGATTTTTTGTCTTCTGTATTTTTACGCACATAAAAATGAATTAAATATCATTTTAAGCGGGGATGAAGAGGCAAGAAATTTAGGAGTTGATGCCCAAAAATTAAAAATCAATCTTTTGATAGTTTCTTCCTTAGCGGTTTCTTTTGCAGTAGCTTTTACAGGACTTATAGCCTTTGTAGGGCTTATAATCCCTCATACCGTAAGACTCTTGCTTAGAAATTATGACAATGCTTTGGTTATTCCTTTTTGCACTGCTTTTGGAGGGCTTTTTTTACTCATTTGCGATACTCTAGCAAGGACTCTAATAGCCCCTGTACAAATTCCTATAGGAGTTTTAACCGCATTCTTTGGAGCTCCTGTATTTTTATACTTGGCTTTAAGTGCTAGGAGATTTTTATGA
- a CDS encoding Haemin uptake system outer membrane receptor, producing MNPSKRVLKLSLLVFLLSTSINAQELNDKAIQMQKVVVSTTGFEQDADSNLRNVIIIDGKDLEKKGFNTLEQALERISGISFVNFGLGRNIDMRGQGSKSNIAVKVMVNGNAINVLDNSHGITPLESINLNNIERIEIIPGGGSVLYGSGTRGGVVNIITKKQESDAFALNLKGGSYDHGNLGGNLGVYGAKKINNYLTFGFDIQGFNRDGYQKGYNQKGYFANTKAYLNTGDNSDLTLSYNYFESKNTSSGYLTKAQAQSDPTQKGSNDNITQINRPEIALDYHHYFNDLYEIQFGAFWQNQKIRYLKDTSVMTYRGMSVPVYQDGSGFEDTLTGINLKNKINYKDDSYFIFGYEFANHDAKRTSIVHYDVNIPGFQMSHTMTTLMDMNKQSHSVFALDSHQFNDIFSISGGARYEYSLYDTHRSYTSKMIMFGRPLPSTPELFDTDSTSNNFAFEITPNFKYSDTGNVYIKYERGFISPTPAQFVNKDQTSQKYYAANLDPEIFDTFELGISDFWWDFYGFNLTLFYTLSKDEISYLGNPHATGGAFWKYYNIDQTRRLGAELNLHQYLFNDSLIIKESLSYLDAKISKGVNDGLRIPYVSKIKATAGVEYAWSKNFSSYIDLSYFSRAKDGGVINENTGKMSRNSWIKDYFLTDIGVNYNYKNLQILAGIRNLFDKKYYTYQDSINDQYLAGNGRNYYVEFKYAF from the coding sequence TTGAATCCAAGCAAAAGAGTTTTAAAGCTATCTTTACTAGTATTTTTACTAAGCACTAGTATCAATGCACAAGAATTGAATGATAAAGCCATTCAAATGCAAAAAGTTGTTGTAAGCACAACAGGATTTGAACAAGATGCAGATAGTAATTTACGCAATGTGATTATTATCGATGGCAAAGACTTGGAAAAAAAAGGATTTAATACTTTAGAACAAGCCCTAGAAAGAATTTCAGGCATTAGTTTTGTAAATTTTGGACTAGGACGCAATATCGATATGCGTGGACAAGGAAGCAAATCCAATATAGCTGTAAAAGTTATGGTAAATGGAAATGCTATCAATGTGCTTGATAATTCTCATGGTATAACCCCTTTAGAAAGCATCAATCTAAACAATATAGAACGCATAGAAATCATACCAGGGGGAGGCTCTGTGCTTTATGGAAGTGGCACTAGAGGGGGTGTGGTTAATATCATCACAAAAAAACAAGAATCCGATGCTTTTGCTTTAAATCTTAAAGGCGGTAGTTACGATCATGGAAATTTAGGTGGAAATTTAGGGGTTTATGGGGCTAAAAAAATCAATAATTATCTAACATTTGGTTTTGATATACAAGGCTTTAACCGCGACGGTTATCAAAAAGGCTACAATCAAAAAGGCTATTTTGCCAATACAAAAGCCTATCTAAATACTGGCGATAATAGCGATTTAACCCTAAGTTATAATTATTTTGAAAGCAAAAATACAAGCAGTGGATATCTCACAAAAGCACAAGCTCAAAGCGATCCAACCCAAAAAGGAAGTAATGATAATATCACTCAAATCAATAGACCTGAAATTGCTTTAGATTATCATCACTATTTTAATGATTTATACGAAATTCAGTTCGGGGCATTTTGGCAAAATCAAAAAATAAGATATCTAAAAGATACTTCTGTGATGACTTATAGAGGAATGAGTGTTCCCGTATATCAAGATGGTAGTGGTTTTGAAGACACACTTACAGGTATCAATTTAAAAAATAAAATCAATTATAAAGATGATTCTTATTTTATCTTTGGTTATGAATTTGCAAATCATGATGCTAAAAGAACAAGTATAGTTCATTATGATGTAAACATTCCAGGATTTCAAATGAGTCATACCATGACAACTCTAATGGATATGAATAAACAAAGCCATTCTGTTTTTGCTCTAGACTCTCATCAATTTAATGATATTTTTAGTATTTCAGGTGGTGCAAGATACGAATACAGTCTTTATGATACTCACAGAAGCTACACAAGTAAAATGATAATGTTTGGCAGACCACTACCAAGCACTCCAGAGCTTTTTGACACCGATAGTACAAGTAATAATTTTGCCTTTGAAATTACTCCAAATTTCAAATACTCCGATACAGGAAATGTGTATATTAAATACGAAAGAGGTTTCATCTCTCCAACTCCTGCACAATTTGTCAATAAAGATCAAACAAGCCAAAAATACTATGCTGCGAATTTAGATCCTGAAATTTTTGATACCTTTGAACTTGGGATTAGTGACTTTTGGTGGGATTTTTATGGCTTTAATTTGACTTTATTTTACACTCTAAGCAAGGATGAAATTTCTTATCTAGGAAATCCACATGCTACAGGAGGAGCATTTTGGAAATACTACAATATCGACCAAACGCGTCGTTTAGGGGCGGAACTAAACCTTCATCAATATTTGTTTAATGATAGCTTGATTATAAAAGAAAGCCTAAGCTATCTTGATGCTAAAATTTCTAAAGGTGTAAATGATGGACTTAGAATTCCTTATGTTTCAAAAATCAAAGCCACAGCCGGAGTAGAATACGCTTGGAGTAAAAATTTCTCAAGCTATATAGATCTAAGCTATTTTTCAAGAGCAAAAGATGGTGGAGTTATTAATGAAAATACAGGAAAGATGTCTAGAAATTCTTGGATTAAGGACTATTTTTTAACGGATATTGGTGTAAATTATAATTATAAAAATCTACAAATTCTAGCAGGCATTCGCAATCTTTTTGATAAAAAATACTACACCTATCAAGACAGCATAAATGATCAATATCTAGCTGGAAATGGCAGAAATTACTATGTTGAATTTAAATATGCGTTCTAA